Proteins from a genomic interval of Medicago truncatula cultivar Jemalong A17 chromosome 3, MtrunA17r5.0-ANR, whole genome shotgun sequence:
- the LOC11416337 gene encoding disease resistance protein RPM1 has product MMEEFCSETEGPLLQMLHKMDDKSLILQVRQYLKHKKYLIFFDDVWQEDFSDQIEFAIPNNNKGCRIIITTRMMQVADFFKKSFLVHVHNLQLLTPNKAWELFCKKAFRFELGGHCPPELKFMSKEIVRKCKQLPLAIVAVSGLLSTKAKTVTEWKMVSQNLNLELGRNAHLSSLTKILSLSYDSLPYYLKPCILYFGIYPQDYSVNNKRLTRQWIAEGFIKCYERRTPEEVAEEYLSELIHRSLVQVSIVEGKVQTCQVHDLFWEVLIRKMKDLSFCHCVHDDGESIVVGSTRRLSISTNLNNVLKSTNNSHFRAIHVLEKGGSLENLMGKLCSQSSILKVLDIQGTSLNHIPKNLGSLFHLRYINLSYTNVQTLPKSVGELQNLETLDLRETLVHELPHEINKLEKLRNLLVRHSNYKGNYSLLGYTTGVRMQKGIKILTSLQNLYHVEVDHGGVDLIQEMKMLRQLRRLGLSQVRREHGNALCAAVAEMKHLEYLNISAISEDEIIDLNCISSPPQLLRLHLKARLQKLPDWIPELECLVKVRLSFSMLNYDPLQSLKNLPNLVSLCLWDNCYDGEIFHFQNGGFLKLMTLNLRCLYKVNSVVIDNGTLLSLEHLTLEKIPQLKAVPSGIKLMHKLKDIHVTDMPAEFVESFDPDKGQDYSIIKHVPLVFVRHSHGPNLFDYDIRTIHSSSKES; this is encoded by the coding sequence ATGATGGAGGAATTTTGTAGCGAAACTGAAGGCCCTCTTTTGCAGATGTTACACAAAATGGATGACAAGTCACTCATTCTACAAGTGAGGCAATACCTGAAACATAAAAAGTATTTGATATTCTTCGATGATGTATGGCAAGAAGATTTTTCCGACCAGATTGAATTTGCCATTCCAAATAACAATAAAGGTTGTAGGATCATAATCACCACTAGAATGATGCAAGTTGcagattttttcaagaaatcTTTTCTAGTTCATGTTCACAACTTGCAACTTTTGACACCAAACAAAGCATGGGAACTCTTCTGCAAGAAAGCATTCAGATTTGAGCTTGGTGGGCATTGTCCACCAGAGCTTAAGTTCATGTCAAAAGAAATTGTTCGAAAATGCAAGCAGCTACCCCTGGCAATTGTAGCCGTCAGTGGTCTACTTTCAACAAAAGCTAAAACCGTGACTGAATGGAAAATGGTGAGTCAAAACCTGAACCTGGAGTTGGGACGTAATGCCCATTTATCTAGTCTAACAAAGATTTTATCTCTGAGTTATGATAGCCTGCCCTACTACTTGAAACCATGCATTTTGTATTTTGGTATATATCCTCAAGACTATTCTGTTAATAATAAGAGATTAACTCGACAATGGATAGCCGAAGGGTTTATTAAATGTTATGAGAGACGAACTCCAGAGGAAGTTGCAGAGGAGTACTTGTCTGAATTGATTCATAGAAGTTTAGTTCAAGTCTCAATTGTTGAAGGGAAAGTTCAAACATGTCAAGTCCATGATTTATTCTGGGAAGTTCTCATCAGAAAAATGAAGGACTTAAGTTTCTGTCATTGTGTGCATGATGATGGTGAATCAATCGTGGTTGGAAGCACTAGACGCCTATCTATATCCACTAATCTCAACAATGTGTTGAAGAGCACTAACAATTCACATTTTCGTGCTATtcatgttttggaaaaaggtGGATCATTGGAGAATTTGATGGGTAAACTGTGTTCGCAGTCTAGCATTTTGAAGGTACTTGACATTCAAGGTACATCATTGAATCATATTCCTAAAAATCTGGGAAGTCTTTTTCACTTGAGGTACATAAACCTAAGCTATACTAATGTACAAACTCTTCCTAAATCTGTTGGTGAGCTACAGAATTTAGAGACATTAGATTTAAGAGAAACACTTGTGCATGAACTACCACATGAAATAAACAAGTTGGAAAAGCTACGGAACCTTCTTGTTCGCCATAGTAACTACAAAGGAAATTATTCTCTTTTGGGCTATACAACTGGTGTGAGGATGCAAAAAGGTATTAAAATCTTGACTTCCCTTCAAAACCTTTATCACGTGGAGGTAGATCATGGGGGAGTAGATCTCATTCAAGAGATGAAAATGCTAAGGCAGTTAAGGAGGTTAGGCTTAAGTCAAGTAAGACGAGAACATGGGAATGCCTTATGTGCTGCAGTAGCAGAAATGAAACACCTTGAATATCTTAATATCTCTGCAATATCTGAGGATGAAATCATCGACTTGAACTGTATATCATCCCCTCCCCAACTTCTGCGGCTACATTTGAAAGCTAGACTACAAAAGTTGCCTGATTGGATTCCAGAACTTGAGTGCCTTGTTAAGGTAAGACTGAGTTTTTCTATGTTGAACTATGATCCACTGCAGTCACTCAAAAACTTGCCGAATCTGGTTAGTCTTTGTTTGTGGGACAATTGCTATGATGgtgaaatttttcattttcaaaatggAGGGTTTCTTAAACTGATGACACTGAACCTCCGTTGCTTGTATAAAGTAAACTCGGTTGTTATTGACAATGGAACCTTGCTCTCTCTCGAACATCTTACTCTGGAAAAAATCCCCCAACTGAAGGCGGTACCCTCTGGCATCAAACTCATGCATAAActcaaagatattcacgtcactGATATGCCAGCTGAATTTGTTGAAAGCTTTGATCCAGATAAAGGGCAAGACTACTCGATTATCAAGCATGTTCCTCTTGTATTCGTTCGTCACTCGCATGGCCCGAACTTATTCGATTATGACATACGCACTATTCACTCGTCTTCCAAGGAGTCATAA